One window from the genome of Neorhodopirellula lusitana encodes:
- a CDS encoding DUF1559 domain-containing protein, translating to MLTTEKRRGFTLVELLVVIAIIGVLVGLLLPAVQAAREAARRMSCSNNFKQIGLGIHNYHSAFKALPVHHMGTHSKKGSYVNSGISNTNNGGGHNEYTLSFLVGILPFVEQQALWEQIANPNNETSSGGAPGKPWSPMGPSPRQQEYKPWITEIQTYRCPSDPGFGLPALGRTNYSACIGDSPDKADCRWPNNPQKGKLVYTQDDVIEARAAYRGMFQPGFQGKFRETLDGLSNTMMCGEIATDLGDKAKATTLMINGNAWKLRQKPGEACSEYIDPERPTFYKSSINYTNKKNGFAKVFQMRGYIWSDARTGFSCFTAILPPNSELCMSGGDSGYGIASASSRHQGGAHVLMGDGAVRFITDSIEAGNSSTGCVWSGGSNTQAAGSPSPYGLWGALGTRASKEVIDEEY from the coding sequence ATGCTGACTACAGAAAAACGTCGGGGGTTCACTCTCGTTGAACTGCTGGTCGTGATTGCAATTATTGGTGTCCTGGTGGGGCTATTGCTGCCCGCTGTCCAGGCTGCCCGCGAAGCTGCCCGGCGGATGAGCTGCAGTAACAATTTCAAGCAGATCGGACTTGGGATTCACAATTACCACTCCGCATTCAAAGCCCTGCCAGTTCACCACATGGGCACGCATTCCAAGAAGGGTAGCTATGTGAACAGTGGGATCAGTAATACCAACAACGGCGGCGGGCACAACGAGTACACGCTGAGTTTCTTGGTCGGCATTTTGCCGTTCGTGGAACAACAAGCTTTGTGGGAACAGATCGCCAATCCCAATAACGAAACCTCCAGCGGCGGTGCACCTGGCAAGCCTTGGTCACCGATGGGACCTTCCCCTCGGCAACAAGAGTACAAGCCCTGGATCACGGAAATTCAAACGTACCGTTGCCCCAGTGATCCGGGTTTCGGTTTGCCCGCGTTAGGACGAACGAACTACTCCGCATGCATTGGCGATTCGCCAGATAAGGCGGATTGCCGGTGGCCCAACAATCCGCAAAAGGGCAAGCTCGTGTACACGCAAGACGATGTCATCGAGGCTCGGGCGGCTTACCGCGGCATGTTCCAGCCGGGTTTCCAAGGCAAGTTTCGCGAGACTTTGGATGGACTTTCCAACACCATGATGTGCGGTGAAATCGCAACCGACCTAGGCGACAAGGCCAAGGCCACCACATTGATGATCAACGGCAACGCTTGGAAATTGCGCCAAAAACCCGGTGAAGCTTGCAGCGAGTACATCGATCCCGAACGACCTACCTTCTATAAAAGCAGCATCAACTACACCAACAAAAAGAACGGCTTTGCCAAGGTGTTTCAAATGCGAGGCTATATCTGGTCAGACGCACGCACTGGCTTCAGTTGTTTTACCGCCATCCTTCCGCCCAACAGTGAACTTTGCATGTCGGGCGGTGACTCGGGTTATGGAATCGCGTCGGCGTCCAGCCGTCACCAAGGCGGTGCGCACGTGTTGATGGGTGACGGAGCGGTTCGCTTCATCACCGATTCCATCGAAGCGGGCAACTCCAGCACTGGCTGTGTATGGTCCGGCGGCAGCAACACTCAGGCTGCCGGGTCACCAAGTCCCTACGGACTATGGGGTGCACTGGGAACCCGAGCTTCCAAGGAAGTCATCGACGAAGAGTATTGA
- a CDS encoding Hsp20/alpha crystallin family protein → MLATRLEPWSELNRLSREMDRLFSGNRQGGTIGTVSFPALNVWEDDANVHAEAELPGFALDDLEIYVMDNQLTIKGERRLPEHEGGKWHRQERGYGQFSRMIELPSGINAEGVSAELKDGVLLVTLPKTEAVKPRRIEVKAS, encoded by the coding sequence ATGTTAGCAACACGATTGGAACCTTGGAGCGAATTGAATCGACTTAGCCGTGAAATGGACCGGCTTTTCAGCGGCAACCGGCAAGGCGGGACCATTGGCACCGTCAGCTTTCCTGCGTTGAACGTTTGGGAAGATGATGCCAACGTCCATGCCGAAGCCGAACTTCCTGGCTTCGCTTTAGACGACCTGGAAATCTATGTGATGGACAACCAACTGACGATCAAAGGCGAACGTCGACTGCCCGAGCACGAAGGTGGTAAGTGGCATCGGCAAGAACGGGGATATGGCCAGTTCAGTCGAATGATCGAACTGCCTAGTGGCATCAATGCGGAAGGCGTGTCCGCCGAACTCAAAGACGGTGTACTGCTCGTCACGCTGCCCAAGACGGAAGCGGTCAAGCCACGTCGCATCGAAGTGAAAGCGAGCTGA
- a CDS encoding Hsp20/alpha crystallin family protein: protein MSNTMTTANPREAQNENNLQNDSHNGQSSRPTFQPRFDIWEGDDELVLYGDLPGVNRDDLDINFENRQLTIHGRVERCHDGKNTLMGEYGVGDFQRSFTIGDAINSEAISAELRDGVLTLHLPKSDRAKPRRIEVKAN, encoded by the coding sequence ATGAGCAATACCATGACCACAGCCAATCCACGTGAAGCCCAAAACGAGAACAATCTACAGAATGATTCCCACAACGGCCAATCGTCTCGTCCGACTTTTCAACCGCGATTTGATATTTGGGAAGGTGACGACGAACTGGTTTTGTACGGGGATCTTCCTGGCGTGAACCGTGACGACCTGGATATCAACTTTGAAAATCGACAACTCACGATTCACGGTCGAGTCGAACGTTGCCACGATGGCAAAAACACCTTGATGGGTGAGTACGGTGTTGGAGATTTCCAGCGTTCATTCACGATCGGAGACGCAATCAACAGCGAAGCCATCTCGGCCGAACTGCGTGATGGCGTGCTCACCCTGCATCTACCAAAATCGGATCGAGCGAAGCCTCGTCGCATCGAAGTGAAAGCGAACTAG
- a CDS encoding sulfatase yields the protein MNETMNRLRIIVFALGLAAWNGASVDAQSRSVENNQDAKPNIVFIMADDLGPGWVDFDGTEAAIHTPNLERLANRGMVFSRAYAAAPVCSPTRASCLTGMSPAKVGYTTHAPGMGQDKYLKQIGGRGTGGAIDAESRVFIPGEAPSYARELKQLGYSTAFFGKWHLAGEGSKNAADGIINSEWHPEHYGFDSNLGGCAYGQPRSWFDPFRNGTIPNRKRGEYLTDRLGDEAAAYIEANSASPFHVTLWLYSVHTPIKAPADLVKKNGGSAYHAMLQSMDMAVGKVLDALDQTGTAENTLVVFYSDNGGDRPTVGLAEKKGSLLEGGLRVPMAVCWPGVIEPGSRCDVPVTSPDFFPTFVNAAGGDASTIEGLEGKDLTPLYTGAESLDRDSLYWHFPHHRKGIQYAMGSSILEGDWKFYRGYGKTADALFNVRTDPQEQTSVIQNNPELAERLRIKLSRWLTDVKARMPRTDDDFETEKDD from the coding sequence ATGAATGAGACTATGAATCGATTGCGGATCATTGTTTTCGCTTTGGGGCTAGCCGCTTGGAATGGTGCCTCAGTGGATGCCCAGTCACGTTCAGTTGAGAACAACCAAGACGCGAAACCCAATATTGTCTTCATCATGGCCGATGATCTGGGACCGGGGTGGGTCGACTTCGACGGGACTGAAGCTGCTATCCATACTCCGAACCTGGAACGACTTGCCAATCGCGGGATGGTTTTCAGTCGAGCTTACGCAGCTGCGCCAGTTTGCTCGCCGACCCGTGCGAGCTGCCTGACAGGAATGTCACCCGCAAAAGTTGGCTACACCACTCATGCACCCGGGATGGGGCAGGACAAGTATCTGAAACAGATCGGCGGACGAGGAACCGGTGGAGCGATCGATGCCGAGTCACGCGTTTTCATTCCCGGCGAGGCTCCGAGTTACGCTCGCGAACTGAAGCAGCTGGGATACTCAACCGCCTTTTTCGGTAAGTGGCACTTGGCCGGCGAGGGGTCTAAGAACGCGGCGGATGGAATCATCAACAGTGAATGGCACCCCGAGCATTACGGATTCGACAGCAACCTGGGCGGCTGCGCTTACGGGCAGCCACGATCATGGTTTGATCCTTTCCGAAATGGCACGATACCGAATCGAAAACGAGGCGAGTATCTGACTGACCGTCTTGGTGATGAAGCGGCCGCCTACATCGAGGCGAACTCGGCTAGCCCCTTTCACGTGACGCTTTGGCTGTATTCGGTGCACACGCCGATCAAGGCCCCTGCGGATCTGGTCAAGAAGAATGGTGGCAGTGCTTACCACGCAATGCTGCAAAGCATGGACATGGCTGTCGGCAAAGTACTCGACGCACTGGACCAGACCGGCACCGCAGAAAACACACTAGTCGTTTTCTATTCCGACAACGGTGGAGACCGTCCCACCGTCGGGCTCGCCGAGAAAAAGGGATCCTTGCTGGAAGGCGGTTTGCGGGTTCCGATGGCGGTATGCTGGCCGGGTGTTATCGAGCCGGGATCGCGATGCGATGTGCCGGTGACCAGTCCAGATTTCTTCCCAACCTTTGTGAACGCAGCCGGTGGCGATGCATCCACCATCGAAGGTCTAGAAGGAAAAGATCTGACACCTCTCTATACGGGTGCGGAAAGTTTGGATCGGGATTCCCTGTACTGGCATTTTCCTCACCATCGCAAAGGCATTCAGTACGCGATGGGCAGCAGCATTCTGGAGGGTGATTGGAAGTTCTATCGAGGCTATGGGAAAACGGCTGATGCCTTGTTCAATGTCAGAACTGATCCACAAGAACAAACCAGTGTGATCCAAAACAATCCGGAACTGGCCGAACGACTTCGAATCAAGCTCAGTCGGTGGCTGACCGACGTGAAAGCGCGGATGCCGCGAACAGACGACGATTTCGAAACGGAAAAGGACGACTGA